The following are encoded in a window of Sulfitobacter sp. S190 genomic DNA:
- the tnpA gene encoding IS66-like element accessory protein TnpA encodes MGKRRKRWSWSGEKREICQQTSMPGVSVAQVARRYAMNENMIHTWLKDPRFAPVAEELGDDAMFLPVEIEGNTVHEPVFQEMLAPPPAAPLSANRIDITLSDGRRIVVEGPTALTTVIRSVQGLAV; translated from the coding sequence ATGGGCAAGCGACGAAAGCGTTGGAGCTGGTCGGGTGAGAAGCGGGAGATTTGCCAGCAGACGTCGATGCCAGGTGTTTCAGTGGCTCAGGTTGCGCGCAGATATGCGATGAACGAGAACATGATCCATACCTGGCTGAAGGACCCGCGCTTCGCGCCAGTTGCGGAAGAGCTGGGTGATGACGCTATGTTCCTGCCTGTCGAGATTGAGGGCAACACCGTTCACGAACCAGTCTTTCAGGAGATGCTGGCACCGCCGCCAGCTGCGCCGCTGTCCGCTAACCGGATTGATATCACCTTGTCGGATGGACGGCGCATCGTTGTCGAGGGGCCAACTGCGCTGACAACAGTGATACGATCGGTGCAAGGTTTGGCGGTTTGA
- a CDS encoding DUF4214 domain-containing protein, whose product MFSFVWTQEGRAVTGTLVSDIAQTSPGGYVSLIFGFQHPGAQFVAAEAPGLGGPNTRASGAEIETTVRVDGYTSGTGATFDGTIDAGEPILTVSFLLTGQSTISVIEEQIRGLPGGVVLAAGVGVAAGGRTYFSAPLDDVPPEGQVRITTGEGGDDYSGFVDVPLTAQTDRITDADGIASDFTFQWYTLANRTGGYPSTDSPIADATAASYTPTRADLGTRLAVEVSYVDGTGRTETVSYEQPGWSISYLGRTEQGDDADNILRGTPGLDTLIGAKGGDVLIGVRGNDRLFGDEADTTGQDGADSIYRLYLATLGREPDAQGFGEWVARNQGEVGFIIDAYTVGEIVPGFIEAPEFRALYGDTDDTEFVTLLYRNVLDRAPDPEGLDGWLMRMNDFGLSRAEVVYLFAESDEVIDATQADATAYLAQSRQTYWSDDVFRLYQATLDRTPDLDGFYDWTARLAGDAELAQVAAGFVASDEFQATYGALDDAAFVDQLYLNALDRASDAAGAAGWVARLADGQSRAEIVIGFSQSAEFTTATDQAHADWIAAQGTDDELYGGAIMVGGILSDTFALRLTDAEQKIYDLEPWDRIDLGVLMYETPQEALADFVEKDGGLYLRRLGGDGPVVDFSLSPLWIADRTFEDLSADMILV is encoded by the coding sequence ATGTTTTCTTTCGTCTGGACTCAAGAGGGCCGCGCGGTCACCGGCACGCTGGTCAGTGACATAGCGCAGACGTCCCCTGGGGGCTACGTGTCCTTGATCTTCGGTTTCCAGCACCCCGGCGCGCAGTTTGTCGCGGCCGAGGCCCCGGGCCTTGGCGGGCCGAACACCAGGGCAAGTGGCGCCGAAATCGAGACGACCGTCAGGGTCGACGGCTACACGAGTGGCACGGGCGCGACCTTTGACGGCACCATCGACGCAGGAGAGCCGATCCTGACGGTCTCCTTTTTGCTGACCGGTCAAAGCACGATCTCCGTTATCGAAGAGCAAATCCGCGGGCTGCCCGGTGGCGTGGTGCTGGCCGCTGGCGTGGGGGTGGCAGCCGGTGGGCGCACCTACTTCAGCGCGCCGCTCGATGACGTACCGCCCGAAGGGCAGGTCAGGATAACGACCGGGGAGGGCGGCGATGACTACAGCGGGTTTGTCGATGTCCCCCTGACGGCGCAAACGGACCGCATCACGGACGCCGACGGAATAGCGAGCGACTTCACCTTTCAGTGGTACACGCTTGCCAATCGGACCGGCGGCTACCCCTCCACGGACAGTCCCATCGCGGATGCCACCGCTGCCAGCTACACGCCCACGAGGGCGGATCTCGGCACGCGCCTTGCCGTCGAGGTCAGCTATGTGGACGGGACAGGGCGCACCGAGACGGTATCCTACGAACAGCCCGGCTGGTCCATCAGCTACCTCGGCCGGACCGAGCAGGGCGACGACGCCGACAATATCCTGCGGGGCACGCCGGGCCTCGACACGCTGATCGGCGCCAAAGGAGGCGACGTCCTGATCGGGGTGCGCGGCAACGACCGCCTGTTCGGCGACGAGGCGGATACCACGGGGCAGGACGGAGCCGACAGCATCTACCGCCTCTACCTCGCGACGCTGGGCCGCGAGCCGGATGCGCAGGGGTTCGGCGAATGGGTGGCGCGGAATCAGGGCGAGGTGGGCTTCATCATAGATGCATATACGGTCGGCGAAATCGTCCCCGGCTTCATCGAGGCGCCCGAGTTCCGCGCGCTCTACGGCGACACGGACGACACCGAGTTCGTGACGCTGCTCTACCGCAACGTGCTGGACCGCGCGCCGGACCCGGAGGGGTTGGACGGCTGGCTGATGCGGATGAACGACTTTGGCTTGTCGCGGGCCGAGGTGGTGTATCTGTTTGCCGAAAGCGATGAAGTCATCGATGCGACGCAGGCCGACGCGACGGCCTATCTGGCACAAAGCCGCCAGACCTATTGGAGCGACGATGTCTTTCGCCTCTATCAGGCGACGTTGGATCGCACGCCCGATCTGGACGGTTTCTACGACTGGACCGCACGGCTGGCGGGGGACGCTGAGCTGGCGCAGGTCGCCGCGGGCTTTGTCGCCTCGGACGAGTTTCAGGCGACCTACGGGGCGCTGGACGACGCAGCCTTCGTGGACCAGCTTTATCTGAATGCGCTGGACCGTGCGAGCGATGCGGCGGGGGCCGCAGGATGGGTCGCGCGGCTGGCGGACGGGCAAAGCCGCGCCGAGATCGTCATCGGCTTTTCCCAAAGCGCAGAGTTCACCACCGCCACGGATCAGGCCCACGCCGACTGGATCGCCGCACAGGGCACGGATGATGAGCTGTACGGGGGTGCGATAATGGTGGGCGGCATCCTGTCGGATACTTTCGCCCTGCGTCTGACCGACGCGGAACAGAAGATCTACGATCTGGAGCCTTGGGACAGGATCGACCTGGGCGTGCTCATGTACGAAACGCCACAGGAGGCGCTGGCTGACTTCGTCGAAAAGGACGGGGGTCTATACTTGCGCAGGCTTGGGGGCGATGGACCTGTTGTCGATTTCTCACTTTCGCCGTTGTGGATCGCGGACAGGACCTTCGAAGACCTAAGCGCTGACATGATCCTGGTCTAG
- a CDS encoding mechanosensitive ion channel family protein has product MEDRVERLSNLFNEITAWVIVEIVIAALITWLAIKAVSRVLPVVAEILPTWLRQTTLNTVPIFRLCMLLILVFWVTPLVFNITFQNFIVIGGALSVAIGFAFKDLASSVIAGFIALFEKPYALGDWIRVGDEYGEVVKIGMRSFGIKTPEDSIVTIPHDRIWTENISNANSGTSELMCVASFFLARGQYLGSVSDILRDVAATSVFLNWEKPIIVVCENTSFGVTYVLKAYPYEPRDQFAFVSDLTERGNSELAIAKIKSVSVPDEFGVQQAHE; this is encoded by the coding sequence ATGGAAGATCGGGTCGAGCGCCTGTCCAATTTGTTTAACGAGATCACCGCTTGGGTCATCGTCGAAATTGTGATCGCTGCGCTCATAACGTGGCTGGCCATCAAAGCTGTTTCTCGGGTTCTTCCAGTTGTCGCCGAAATTCTTCCAACATGGCTTCGTCAGACCACTCTCAATACAGTGCCGATCTTTCGTCTGTGCATGCTGTTGATTTTGGTGTTCTGGGTAACGCCACTTGTCTTCAATATAACGTTTCAGAACTTCATAGTGATCGGTGGCGCGCTGAGCGTGGCAATCGGCTTCGCCTTTAAAGATTTGGCCAGTTCGGTCATCGCAGGGTTCATCGCTTTGTTCGAAAAACCTTATGCGCTTGGCGACTGGATACGGGTCGGGGATGAATACGGTGAAGTCGTTAAGATCGGCATGCGCTCGTTCGGCATAAAGACGCCCGAGGACAGTATCGTGACTATCCCGCATGATCGAATCTGGACTGAGAATATAAGCAACGCCAACAGCGGAACTAGCGAGTTGATGTGTGTTGCGTCGTTCTTCCTCGCACGCGGTCAGTATCTGGGAAGTGTCAGCGATATTCTACGAGATGTCGCGGCTACGAGTGTATTTCTCAACTGGGAAAAACCTATCATCGTTGTATGCGAAAACACTTCATTTGGTGTGACCTATGTGCTGAAGGCCTACCCCTATGAACCAAGAGACCAATTTGCATTCGTGTCGGATTTGACAGAGCGAGGAAATTCAGAGCTGGCGATTGCTAAGATCAAATCCGTGAGCGTTCCCGATGAGTTCGGGGTACAACAGGCACACGAATAG
- a CDS encoding UTP--glucose-1-phosphate uridylyltransferase: MKTVVIPAAGQGTRLLPLTKCTPKEMLPVFDKPILQFALDEACGAGAERIVVVTHQSKPAIANYVSRDDEAIESLRQLNKPDLASVLMEAGAPQHVEISVVEQSAPLGLGHAILMAQPHCVAGPIGVILPDDVILGEPALPEMALAYEGGHLVAAMEVDRSSVGRYGIFNVKDHTPKMFKAKSMVEKPLSTDAPSSIAAVGRYILDPSIFLALSSITRGAGEEYQLTDAIASDLLDRQLYGFKFSGTRFDCGTHKGLLDAGTRRRAEVLEPVPFQTAAE, translated from the coding sequence ATGAAGACCGTTGTGATACCGGCAGCTGGGCAAGGGACGCGACTCCTACCGCTTACGAAATGCACCCCAAAAGAGATGCTACCCGTCTTCGACAAGCCCATTCTCCAATTTGCGCTTGATGAAGCCTGCGGCGCAGGTGCCGAGCGAATTGTGGTTGTTACTCATCAAAGTAAGCCAGCGATTGCAAACTATGTCAGCAGAGATGACGAGGCAATCGAGTCCCTCAGACAGCTTAATAAGCCAGATTTGGCAAGCGTGCTTATGGAAGCGGGGGCACCTCAACACGTAGAGATCAGTGTTGTCGAACAGTCTGCCCCGCTCGGGCTTGGACATGCTATTTTAATGGCCCAGCCGCACTGCGTGGCAGGACCAATTGGCGTTATCTTGCCTGACGATGTGATTTTAGGCGAACCGGCTCTTCCAGAGATGGCACTCGCTTACGAAGGCGGTCATCTGGTTGCTGCCATGGAAGTCGATCGTAGTAGCGTAGGCAGATATGGGATTTTCAACGTAAAGGACCACACACCAAAGATGTTCAAGGCGAAGAGTATGGTCGAGAAACCCCTGTCCACGGATGCACCATCGTCGATCGCAGCGGTTGGACGCTATATTTTGGACCCATCAATCTTCTTGGCCCTCTCGTCCATCACCCGAGGAGCCGGAGAAGAGTATCAATTGACCGACGCGATCGCTTCGGACCTTTTGGACCGACAACTATACGGCTTCAAATTTTCTGGAACACGTTTTGATTGTGGCACTCACAAAGGCCTTTTGGACGCTGGCACGCGACGCCGAGCAGAAGTTCTAGAACCCGTACCGTTTCAGACCGCTGCCGAATAG